One Epidermidibacterium keratini DNA segment encodes these proteins:
- the ccsB gene encoding c-type cytochrome biogenesis protein CcsB — protein sequence MAADQMVTVSDHLFSGAIVGYSAALMALCGDYAFGKGERRAAARSEARARKAESKAAQRSRSTALVGAGAPVDDEVDNDVVDDTAAGDTSAVHVTDAGVKDSDDDYVPSKWGPRLGLIGVVLTTLALVAHITSLVLRGLATERLPWGNMFEFASAIVICAVVTYLVLAFRRPDRRFLGAFLLPIVVLILVLSGLKLYVTAGPVVASLRSYWLAIHVSAASIASGILLVSFVASVLYLVKVRHEEKERATGDYVPSRIAGALPSSATLDRLAARTMMFAFPIWTFAIIAGAIWAEAAWGRYWGWDPKETWAFISWVVYAGYLHARATPGWKGRKSAYLNILGAATMIFNFVVVNTVIAGLHSYSGL from the coding sequence GTGGCTGCCGACCAAATGGTGACCGTCTCGGACCATCTGTTTTCCGGCGCCATCGTCGGTTACTCGGCCGCGCTTATGGCGCTGTGCGGTGACTACGCGTTCGGCAAGGGTGAGCGCCGCGCTGCAGCACGTTCCGAGGCACGCGCCCGTAAGGCCGAGTCGAAGGCCGCGCAGCGGTCGCGCAGTACGGCGCTCGTCGGTGCCGGTGCGCCCGTCGACGACGAGGTCGATAACGACGTCGTCGACGACACCGCAGCCGGTGACACCTCGGCCGTCCATGTCACTGACGCGGGCGTGAAGGACAGCGACGACGACTATGTGCCCTCGAAGTGGGGACCGCGACTCGGCCTGATCGGCGTCGTACTGACGACTCTCGCGTTGGTCGCGCACATCACCTCGCTGGTGCTGCGGGGCCTGGCCACCGAGCGGTTGCCCTGGGGCAACATGTTCGAGTTCGCGTCGGCGATCGTGATCTGCGCCGTCGTGACCTATCTGGTGCTGGCCTTCCGCCGGCCCGACCGCCGGTTCCTTGGCGCCTTCCTGCTGCCGATCGTCGTCCTCATCCTGGTGCTGTCCGGGCTCAAGCTCTATGTCACCGCGGGGCCGGTCGTCGCCTCGCTGCGGTCCTACTGGCTGGCGATCCATGTGTCAGCGGCCAGCATCGCCAGCGGCATCCTGCTCGTGAGCTTCGTCGCCTCGGTGCTCTATCTGGTCAAGGTGCGCCACGAGGAGAAGGAGCGCGCCACGGGCGACTACGTGCCCTCGCGCATCGCCGGGGCCCTGCCGTCGTCGGCCACGCTGGATCGGCTCGCGGCCCGCACGATGATGTTTGCCTTCCCCATCTGGACGTTCGCGATCATCGCCGGCGCCATCTGGGCCGAGGCCGCCTGGGGCCGCTACTGGGGCTGGGATCCCAAGGAGACCTGGGCGTTCATCTCCTGGGTGGTGTACGCCGGCTACCTGCACGCACGTGCGACGCCGGGCTGGAAGGGCCGCAAGTCGGCATACCTGAACATCCTGGGTGCCGCGACGATGATCTTCAACTTCGTCGTGGTCAACACCGTCATCGCGGGCCTGCACTCCTACAGCGGGCTGTAA
- a CDS encoding circularly permuted type 2 ATP-grasp protein encodes MTALDEYLSRGRQYALDAEAAVGDTPYDEVVDDGRLRAGWVPIAGAMRRLSGPYLSRLAGDVARLIEDDGATYNRIQTHTDASGSVVSEAVTEPWRLDPVPLVVQPGEWELLEAGLAQRARLLDAVVRDIYGAQTLLADGSIPPPIVMGHGGYVRYAHGIEVPGAHQLVMSATDLGRAPGGQWTVMSDRTQAPSGAAYAMENRRVMSRLFPEIYRDVQIARLLPFFNALRTGIEATAPPRTDSPRVVVLSPGAQSETAFDQAYLASLLGYPLVEGSDLTMRDGRVWLRSMGELDPVDVIIRRVDATWTDPLFLRGSSRLGVPGLVDAARRGTVSILNGLGSGVLENPALLGLLPSLSRRLLDEDLLLPSVSTYWCGNDAERSHVLANLDSLVLRPIDRERGPTVYGGDLSSAERDEWRARIEAAPYDYTGQELLALSQLPTTRDDVLEPRPVLLRGFVASSGEGYAVLPGGLARVPDVPASAGGSMLGMFVGDPPPHISKDTWVLLGDDIDPAATGWLHDGPSAPPSDPFLAMTPRMLSDLFWIGRYSARAEDLVRLVLSVREITGDLHSSPRGGAGDALRTMRQAMTQVSMTYPGFLSEDVSPLREIHSLMVDAQRTGTVAQSIARLGGALQEVRDQFSTDVWMVMAEIERALAQLRRTPQDLGSQLVHTAEVVHRGMLGMSGIFYDNMIHDPGWHLLEAGRAIERANSLIALLRSTLGVRTTPYADSQVIDAVLKATESIVTYRRRYRGRAHIDGVLQLLMLDENNPRSIAFALHKLAIDIPTFDPEPGGPIQQALEGASSILRGVDVVQLASPDDDGVRTELEELLSQLYDAIGEISQQIYRRHLRPPADQQPIFEGTARVESPR; translated from the coding sequence GTGACTGCGCTCGATGAGTACCTTTCCCGGGGTCGGCAGTACGCACTCGACGCCGAGGCGGCTGTCGGCGATACGCCGTACGACGAGGTGGTCGACGACGGTCGGCTGCGCGCCGGCTGGGTCCCGATCGCCGGGGCGATGCGGCGGCTGTCCGGTCCGTATCTTTCGCGGCTCGCCGGTGATGTCGCCCGCCTGATCGAAGACGACGGCGCGACCTACAACCGCATCCAGACTCACACTGACGCCTCTGGGTCCGTGGTGAGCGAGGCCGTGACGGAGCCATGGCGGCTCGATCCCGTGCCGCTGGTGGTGCAGCCAGGGGAGTGGGAGCTCCTAGAGGCCGGGCTCGCGCAGCGCGCCCGCCTGCTGGATGCCGTCGTACGCGATATCTACGGCGCGCAGACATTGCTTGCCGACGGCTCGATCCCGCCGCCGATCGTGATGGGCCACGGCGGCTACGTCCGCTACGCACATGGCATCGAGGTCCCCGGGGCTCACCAGCTGGTGATGAGCGCGACCGATCTCGGCCGCGCGCCCGGCGGGCAATGGACCGTGATGAGTGACCGCACCCAAGCGCCGTCCGGGGCGGCGTACGCCATGGAAAACCGGCGGGTGATGTCGCGGCTCTTCCCGGAGATCTACCGCGACGTGCAGATCGCCCGCCTGCTGCCCTTCTTCAACGCGCTGCGGACCGGAATCGAGGCCACCGCGCCGCCGCGCACCGACTCGCCGCGGGTCGTCGTACTCAGTCCCGGAGCGCAGTCCGAGACAGCGTTTGACCAAGCATATTTGGCATCCCTGCTCGGATACCCCCTCGTCGAAGGCTCCGACCTGACCATGCGCGACGGTCGGGTCTGGCTGCGCTCGATGGGCGAGCTCGACCCGGTCGATGTCATCATCCGCCGGGTCGATGCGACCTGGACCGACCCGCTGTTCCTTCGCGGCAGCTCGCGCCTCGGTGTGCCGGGGCTCGTCGACGCCGCGCGCCGCGGCACCGTAAGCATCCTCAACGGGCTGGGCAGCGGCGTACTCGAAAACCCCGCACTCCTGGGGCTGCTGCCGTCGTTGTCGCGCCGGCTACTCGATGAGGACCTGCTGCTGCCGAGCGTCTCGACCTACTGGTGCGGCAATGATGCCGAGCGCTCTCATGTGCTGGCCAACCTCGACTCGCTCGTGTTGCGCCCGATCGACCGCGAACGTGGGCCGACGGTGTACGGCGGCGACCTCAGCTCCGCCGAGCGCGACGAGTGGCGTGCGCGGATCGAGGCTGCGCCCTACGACTACACCGGCCAGGAGCTGCTCGCGCTGTCACAGTTGCCGACGACCCGCGACGACGTTCTCGAGCCGCGGCCGGTCCTGCTGCGTGGGTTCGTCGCGTCCTCCGGGGAGGGATACGCCGTACTCCCCGGTGGGCTGGCGCGCGTCCCCGACGTCCCGGCGAGTGCGGGCGGCTCGATGCTGGGGATGTTCGTCGGCGACCCGCCCCCGCATATCTCCAAGGACACGTGGGTGCTGCTCGGTGACGACATCGACCCCGCGGCGACGGGCTGGCTGCACGACGGGCCGTCCGCCCCTCCATCGGACCCGTTCCTGGCGATGACCCCGCGCATGCTCAGCGACCTGTTCTGGATCGGGCGCTACTCCGCGCGCGCTGAGGACCTGGTCCGTCTCGTGCTGTCCGTGCGCGAGATCACCGGCGATCTGCACTCCAGCCCGCGCGGTGGTGCCGGCGACGCGCTGCGCACCATGCGCCAGGCGATGACCCAGGTGAGCATGACCTACCCGGGCTTCCTCTCCGAGGATGTCTCGCCACTGCGCGAGATCCACTCACTGATGGTTGACGCACAGCGCACGGGCACGGTCGCGCAGTCGATCGCCCGCCTCGGTGGTGCCCTGCAGGAGGTCCGGGACCAGTTCTCCACCGACGTGTGGATGGTCATGGCCGAGATCGAGCGTGCGCTTGCGCAGCTTCGCCGTACTCCGCAGGATCTCGGATCACAGCTCGTGCACACTGCCGAGGTCGTGCACCGCGGAATGCTTGGTATGTCAGGGATCTTCTACGACAACATGATCCACGACCCGGGCTGGCACCTGCTGGAGGCCGGACGCGCGATCGAGCGGGCCAACTCCCTCATCGCACTCCTGCGCTCAACTCTTGGCGTGCGCACTACGCCGTACGCCGACTCGCAGGTGATCGACGCGGTGCTGAAGGCGACCGAGAGCATCGTCACCTACCGGCGCCGCTACCGCGGACGCGCGCACATTGACGGCGTACTCCAGCTGCTGATGCTCGATGAGAACAACCCACGCTCGATCGCGTTTGCGTTGCACAAGCTCGCCATCGACATACCCACGTTTGACCCGGAGCCGGGCGGGCCGATCCAGCAAGCACTGGAGGGGGCAAGCTCGATCCTGCGCGGGGTCGACGTCGTACAGCTCGCCTCGCCCGACGACGACGGCGTGCGCACCGAGCTGGAGGAGTTGTTATCGCAGCTGTACGACGCGATTGGCGAGATCTCCCAGCAGATCTACCGGCGCCACCTGCGTCCGCCGGCCGACCAACAGCCGATCTTTGAGGGGACGGCGCGAGTGGAGAGCCCGCGATGA
- a CDS encoding NADPH-dependent FMN reductase → MALIKIIVGSARPVRVGDQVAEAVAPLVAESSGAEVEIVDLRDLGLPLLNEPVMPALGNYALEHTKQWAKIIDDADGVVFVTPQYNGGYPGSLKNAIDYLYAEWSGKPAFVLSYGARGGGLAAAQLSAVLDFIGLELVHEPVEVTLARENYGEDGRLIDIDSDVTPIADQVRSAGIALGEALNAKVEATA, encoded by the coding sequence ATGGCTTTGATCAAGATCATCGTCGGGAGTGCTCGTCCGGTGCGCGTCGGAGACCAGGTCGCCGAGGCGGTCGCCCCGCTGGTCGCGGAATCCAGCGGAGCGGAGGTTGAGATCGTGGATCTTCGCGATCTCGGTCTGCCGCTGCTTAACGAGCCGGTCATGCCCGCGCTGGGCAACTACGCGCTTGAGCACACCAAGCAGTGGGCCAAGATCATCGATGATGCCGATGGAGTCGTCTTCGTGACCCCGCAGTACAACGGCGGCTATCCCGGCTCGCTGAAGAACGCCATCGACTACCTGTACGCCGAATGGTCCGGCAAGCCCGCGTTTGTGCTCAGCTATGGCGCACGCGGCGGCGGCCTGGCCGCCGCGCAGCTCAGCGCCGTACTCGATTTCATCGGCCTGGAGCTGGTGCACGAGCCGGTCGAAGTGACGCTCGCGCGCGAGAACTACGGCGAGGACGGCCGGCTGATCGACATCGACAGCGACGTCACGCCGATCGCAGACCAGGTCCGCTCGGCCGGAATTGCACTCGGCGAGGCGTTGAACGCCAAGGTTGAAGCCACCGCCTAA
- a CDS encoding TlpA family protein disulfide reductase — protein sequence MVLGWVLVLILALAGCTSGNVAPSQTGSEYRFVEAQPKGEVIAKDDRQDAPDVTGELMDGSSFELAELDGSIVVINFWASWCAPCRVEVPDLQQVYTTYQPQGVELIGVLVRDSKSNGEAYTQQVGMTYPSIFDPKGVVALQLRDFPIGSIPSTVVVDKSGKVAAAYIGAVDLQSLTKTIDTLLGEK from the coding sequence GTGGTGCTCGGCTGGGTGCTCGTGCTCATCCTGGCTCTCGCGGGATGCACCTCTGGGAATGTCGCGCCGTCGCAGACCGGCTCGGAGTACCGCTTCGTCGAGGCTCAGCCCAAGGGCGAGGTCATCGCCAAGGACGACCGCCAGGACGCGCCGGACGTCACCGGCGAACTGATGGACGGCTCCAGCTTCGAGCTGGCTGAGCTTGACGGCAGCATCGTCGTCATCAACTTCTGGGCGTCGTGGTGCGCGCCGTGCCGGGTCGAGGTGCCCGACCTACAGCAGGTCTACACCACCTACCAGCCGCAAGGTGTCGAGCTCATCGGCGTACTCGTCCGAGACTCGAAGTCCAACGGCGAGGCCTACACGCAGCAGGTCGGGATGACCTACCCGAGCATCTTCGATCCCAAAGGCGTCGTCGCGTTGCAGCTGCGTGACTTCCCGATCGGCTCGATCCCCTCGACCGTCGTGGTCGACAAGTCCGGCAAGGTGGCCGCCGCCTACATCGGCGCTGTCGACCTGCAGAGCCTGACCAAGACGATCGACACCCTGCTGGGCGAGAAGTGA
- a CDS encoding transglutaminase family protein, with amino-acid sequence MSRLYRIEHNTDYTYDGGDVTDSYGLTHMRPRDMDHQTCLAHEAKISPDPADQYAIEDVQGNAATYFHVTTAHRELKVSGISIVEVRDPHYSEAALAQPWEQCRPMASDHQDAWEAVDFTLESELIDITPEVAEYAAESFPSGRPIGEAVDDLNHRIYTDFDYNKDATTVTTRVPDVLVKRAGVCQDFAQLFIACLRSQGLAGRYVSGYLATVPPPGKPRLVGADATHAWVACWVPGGGWLAEDPTNDKRCDDAHATVAWGRDYRDVPPVRGIIYSEATSSSMAVSVDMAPLSEYAPATLSAES; translated from the coding sequence ATGAGCCGCCTGTACCGCATCGAGCACAACACCGACTACACCTACGACGGTGGCGATGTCACCGACAGCTACGGGCTGACCCACATGCGCCCGCGCGATATGGACCACCAGACGTGTCTGGCGCACGAGGCCAAGATCTCGCCGGACCCTGCCGACCAGTACGCGATCGAGGACGTCCAGGGCAATGCCGCGACCTACTTCCACGTCACCACAGCGCATCGCGAGCTGAAAGTCAGCGGCATCAGCATCGTCGAGGTGCGAGACCCGCACTACTCGGAGGCGGCGCTGGCCCAACCGTGGGAGCAGTGCCGGCCGATGGCTAGCGATCACCAGGATGCTTGGGAGGCCGTCGACTTCACGCTCGAGTCCGAGCTGATCGACATCACGCCCGAGGTCGCCGAGTACGCCGCCGAGTCGTTCCCATCCGGCCGGCCGATCGGTGAGGCGGTCGACGACCTGAACCATCGCATCTACACCGACTTCGACTACAACAAGGACGCCACGACGGTCACGACCCGCGTGCCCGACGTACTCGTCAAGCGTGCCGGCGTGTGTCAGGACTTCGCGCAGCTGTTTATCGCGTGTCTGCGTAGCCAGGGGCTGGCCGGGCGCTACGTGAGCGGGTATCTGGCCACCGTGCCGCCGCCGGGCAAGCCGCGCCTGGTGGGGGCGGACGCGACGCACGCCTGGGTCGCCTGCTGGGTGCCCGGTGGCGGCTGGCTGGCCGAGGATCCCACCAACGACAAGCGGTGCGATGACGCGCATGCCACGGTCGCGTGGGGCCGTGACTACCGCGACGTGCCTCCGGTGCGCGGAATCATCTACAGCGAGGCGACGTCGTCGTCGATGGCGGTGTCGGTCGATATGGCGCCCCTGTCGGAGTACGCGCCAGCCACCCTCAGCGCCGAGTCCTGA
- a CDS encoding cytochrome c biogenesis CcdA family protein has protein sequence MSAAAALADIQSTVTSGSLLLAAGLALAAGLISFLSPCVLPLVPGYLSYVATSAGEAGTEPSEQSKPARRRVVIGALLFVLGFTAVFVSYGALFGQAGAQLRRYEDVITRVMGVFVIAMGIAFLGKLPFMQREWRIHRLPVTGLVGAPLLGAFFAIGWTPCIGPTLASILTLSYNEADAGRGAVLATVYSLGLGVPFVLIALGAGWAMRASAFFRRHSVLLMRIGGVTMILLGLALVTGLWQAMMIELQGWFATTGVVI, from the coding sequence GTGAGTGCCGCTGCGGCGCTGGCCGACATCCAGAGCACCGTGACCTCGGGCTCACTGCTGCTCGCGGCCGGTCTGGCGCTCGCCGCGGGCCTGATCAGCTTCCTCTCCCCGTGTGTGCTGCCGCTGGTTCCGGGCTACCTGTCGTACGTCGCCACGTCGGCCGGGGAGGCCGGGACCGAGCCGAGCGAGCAGTCCAAGCCCGCCCGCCGCCGCGTCGTCATCGGCGCGCTGCTTTTCGTCCTCGGCTTCACCGCCGTCTTTGTCTCGTACGGCGCACTCTTCGGGCAGGCCGGTGCCCAGCTGCGCCGCTATGAGGACGTCATCACCCGAGTGATGGGCGTCTTCGTGATCGCGATGGGCATCGCGTTTCTTGGCAAGCTGCCGTTTATGCAGCGCGAGTGGCGGATCCACCGGCTGCCGGTGACCGGGCTCGTCGGAGCGCCGCTGCTTGGTGCGTTCTTCGCCATCGGCTGGACGCCGTGCATCGGCCCGACCCTCGCCTCGATTCTCACGCTGTCCTACAACGAAGCCGACGCGGGGCGCGGCGCCGTACTCGCCACCGTCTACAGCCTGGGGCTCGGAGTGCCGTTTGTGCTGATCGCGCTCGGGGCGGGCTGGGCCATGCGTGCGTCGGCATTCTTCCGTCGGCATTCGGTGCTGCTGATGCGGATCGGCGGCGTCACGATGATCCTGCTTGGTCTTGCGCTCGTCACCGGCCTCTGGCAGGCGATGATGATCGAGCTGCAGGGCTGGTTTGCAACCACGGGAGTGGTCATATGA
- a CDS encoding histidine phosphatase family protein yields MSGTRTVVHLVRHGEVHNPDGILYGRRPGFGLSERGALMAAALGEYFDGADVTYLVASPLERAQQTAAPVADSTGLPIESDGRLIEADNSFEGQRWGVRDGILGRPANWVRLRNPFRPSWGEPYVDIAVRMSAAIEAARLAAYGHEAVCVGHQLPIWIAHSAAIGRRLWHDPRERICALASVTSLHFEGTELLDVGYVEPCGDIGEGVGA; encoded by the coding sequence GTGAGCGGCACTCGCACCGTCGTCCATCTAGTGCGGCACGGCGAGGTCCACAACCCCGACGGCATCCTCTACGGCCGGCGGCCCGGCTTCGGGCTTTCCGAGCGCGGCGCGTTGATGGCTGCGGCGCTGGGGGAGTACTTCGACGGCGCCGACGTCACCTATCTCGTCGCCAGCCCGCTCGAGCGCGCGCAGCAGACGGCTGCGCCGGTCGCCGACAGCACCGGATTGCCGATCGAGAGCGACGGCCGGCTGATCGAGGCCGACAACAGTTTCGAGGGCCAGCGCTGGGGCGTGCGCGACGGAATCCTCGGCCGCCCGGCCAACTGGGTGCGGCTGCGCAACCCGTTTCGCCCGTCCTGGGGCGAGCCGTACGTCGATATCGCGGTGCGGATGAGCGCCGCGATCGAGGCGGCCCGGCTGGCGGCGTACGGCCATGAAGCGGTGTGCGTCGGACACCAGCTGCCGATCTGGATCGCCCACAGCGCGGCGATCGGTCGGCGGTTGTGGCACGACCCGCGCGAGCGGATCTGCGCCCTCGCATCGGTCACGTCGCTGCATTTCGAAGGCACCGAGCTGCTCGACGTCGGATACGTCGAACCGTGCGGCGACATCGGTGAGGGAGTCGGCGCATGA
- the resB gene encoding cytochrome c biogenesis protein ResB, translating to MSKAVAQAEPEDDLLWKEQKPPRRPLGASVKESARYWWRQLTSMRTALVLLFLLALASVPGSLLPQRSLGESAVRQYYSDNPTLAPWLDRLGFFAVFSSPWYAAIYLLLFISLIGCLVPRITVYVRSLRAQPPSAPRRLDRIGEYADGQTEREPDELLDETAAYLRSKRWRVVRRDDKHGPALSAEKGYAKEAGNLIFHVSLLALLISLALGRLNGYEGSRITLEGEGFCNTPQQYDSFDAGAWIDGSDLAPVCFDLNSFDTVYDENLTPARFISKIDYSTEVNGPTSPATIEINNPLRTDGLRAYVTGHGYAPVFTITMPDGTVRTESAPFLPTDQVNFGSEGALKIDTGDAENAIAMEGFLAPTAQDDGSGIITSTDPRLLNPAIALRIYRGYTGLDTGMPQSVYTLDNEVIDDGLLNQVASVNLTPGQSVTLPDGTIVQFDTVIEWGAFQISRDPGQLWVLVSSVVLLGGLMVTLTMRRRRLWVRVTPETDGGVRRVQVGGLAQSAPEAYSEEFEGLANHILGKSPTDDPDADDHGDRAAESSPGDRAVKER from the coding sequence ATGAGCAAGGCGGTCGCGCAGGCCGAGCCCGAGGACGACCTGCTCTGGAAGGAGCAGAAGCCGCCGCGGCGGCCGCTTGGCGCATCGGTCAAGGAGTCGGCGCGTTACTGGTGGCGCCAGCTCACCAGCATGCGCACGGCGTTGGTGCTGCTGTTCTTGCTCGCGCTGGCCTCGGTCCCGGGATCGCTGCTACCGCAGCGAAGTCTGGGCGAGTCGGCGGTGCGCCAGTACTACAGCGACAACCCCACTCTCGCGCCCTGGCTCGATCGCCTCGGGTTCTTCGCCGTCTTCTCCTCGCCGTGGTACGCCGCGATCTACTTGCTGCTGTTCATCTCGCTGATCGGCTGCCTGGTCCCGCGCATCACCGTCTATGTGCGCTCGCTGCGCGCTCAGCCACCGTCGGCGCCGCGGCGCCTCGACCGCATCGGCGAGTACGCCGACGGGCAGACCGAGCGCGAACCCGACGAGCTGCTCGATGAGACCGCCGCCTACCTGCGCAGCAAACGATGGCGCGTCGTACGCCGCGACGACAAGCACGGGCCGGCGCTGAGCGCTGAGAAGGGCTACGCGAAGGAAGCGGGCAACCTGATCTTCCACGTCAGCCTGCTGGCGCTGTTGATCTCGCTGGCGCTCGGCCGGCTCAACGGCTACGAGGGCTCGCGCATCACCCTTGAGGGCGAAGGGTTCTGCAACACCCCGCAGCAGTACGACAGCTTCGATGCCGGTGCCTGGATCGACGGCTCGGACCTCGCGCCGGTGTGCTTCGACTTGAACTCGTTCGACACGGTGTACGACGAAAACCTGACGCCGGCGAGGTTTATCTCCAAGATCGACTACTCAACCGAGGTCAACGGCCCGACCAGCCCCGCGACCATCGAGATCAACAACCCGCTGCGCACCGACGGGTTGCGCGCCTACGTCACCGGGCACGGCTACGCGCCGGTGTTCACCATCACGATGCCCGATGGCACGGTGCGCACCGAGTCGGCGCCGTTCCTGCCGACCGACCAGGTCAACTTCGGTTCGGAAGGTGCGCTGAAGATCGATACCGGCGACGCCGAAAACGCGATCGCGATGGAGGGGTTCCTCGCCCCGACGGCCCAGGACGACGGCTCGGGAATCATCACCTCGACCGACCCGCGGCTGCTGAACCCGGCGATCGCGCTGCGGATCTACCGCGGCTACACCGGACTCGATACCGGTATGCCGCAGTCGGTCTACACCCTCGACAACGAGGTGATCGACGACGGGCTGCTCAACCAGGTCGCGTCGGTCAACCTCACTCCCGGGCAGTCGGTGACGCTGCCGGACGGCACGATCGTGCAGTTCGACACGGTGATCGAGTGGGGCGCGTTCCAGATCTCGCGCGATCCGGGGCAGCTCTGGGTGCTGGTCTCGTCCGTCGTACTGCTCGGCGGACTGATGGTGACGCTCACGATGCGCCGCCGCCGGCTGTGGGTTCGGGTGACGCCGGAGACCGACGGCGGGGTACGCCGAGTGCAGGTCGGCGGGCTCGCGCAGTCGGCACCGGAGGCATACTCCGAGGAGTTCGAGGGCCTTGCCAACCACATCCTCGGAAAGTCGCCCACCGACGATCCCGACGCCGACGATCACGGTGATCGAGCCGCGGAGTCTTCCCCCGGTGATCGAGCAGTGAAGGAGCGTTAG
- a CDS encoding DsbA family oxidoreductase encodes MKIDIWSDIACPFCYLGQRRLELALADFAHRDDVEVVHHSFQLDPTAPSAPGQKMVPMLAAKFGTSEAQVEAMQRGIADKVTEVGLPYDWEKVTPVNTFDAHRLIHLAESAGRGDEAVSALFKAYFAEGKAVSDRDTLADIGEGIGLDRQAVLAMLDSDEYADAVRRDIQGAQSRGINGVPMFIVDDKLAVSGAQPTETFTALLERGWSDAHPIETFAAGGDTCTDDTCAV; translated from the coding sequence ATGAAGATTGATATTTGGTCCGACATTGCCTGCCCCTTCTGCTATCTGGGGCAGCGCCGGCTTGAGCTCGCGCTCGCCGACTTCGCGCACCGCGACGACGTCGAGGTCGTCCACCACTCGTTCCAGCTCGACCCGACCGCGCCGAGCGCCCCCGGGCAGAAGATGGTCCCGATGCTCGCTGCGAAGTTCGGCACGAGCGAGGCCCAGGTCGAGGCGATGCAGCGCGGCATCGCCGACAAGGTCACCGAGGTCGGCCTCCCTTACGACTGGGAGAAGGTCACGCCGGTCAACACCTTCGATGCGCACCGGCTGATCCACCTGGCGGAGTCGGCGGGGCGCGGCGACGAGGCCGTGAGCGCGCTGTTTAAGGCGTACTTCGCCGAAGGCAAGGCAGTCTCCGACCGCGACACGCTAGCCGACATCGGCGAAGGCATCGGGCTTGACCGACAGGCCGTGCTCGCGATGCTCGATTCCGACGAGTACGCCGACGCGGTACGCCGCGACATTCAGGGCGCTCAGAGCCGCGGCATCAACGGCGTACCGATGTTCATCGTCGACGACAAGCTTGCGGTGTCCGGGGCGCAGCCCACCGAGACCTTCACCGCGCTGCTGGAGCGCGGCTGGAGTGACGCCCACCCGATCGAGACGTTCGCCGCCGGCGGCGACACCTGCACCGACGACACCTGCGCCGTCTAA